Within Amycolatopsis sp. FDAARGOS 1241, the genomic segment GACGCGTGCCAGCCGCGGCAGGCACGATCCAGGTGGCGCCGCAGCCACGCGGGGGAGACTTCGGTGTCGGCGTCGGTGTTCAACAGGAGGACCTTCGCCGGGTCGTGCGCCGGTAGCGCGTCAAGGGCCGCGCGGCAGCCGAGGTCACGCACGGCACCGATCGCGGTGGGCTGGGAATTCGGCACGACGCGGGCGCCGCTTTCCCGCGCGATCACGGCCGTTTCGTCGGTACAGCGGTCGGCCACGACGACCACGGCGCGCTCGATCGTCGCGGGAAGCCTGGCGAGCGAGCGGCCCAGGGCGGCGAGGCAGCCGGGCAGGAGCAGGGCCTCGTCGCGAGCGGGCACGACCACGGCGACAGCGTCGATCACCGGCGCCTCAGCACGTGCAGGAGGAACTCCTCGTCGTCGTGCGCCACCACGGCTTCGAGCCGCGGGTGCTCGAGCAGGCGGCGATGGGCGGCCCGACCGTCGCGCGGGGCTTCCGGCGCCCAATGACGCCAGTGGACAGCGGCGATCTCCCCGCCGGGCGCGAGGGACTCGGCAGCGCGCTCGACGGTGCGGTCGAGGTCCGCGTCGCCGAGGTAGTACAGCAGTTCGCCGAACACCACGAGGTCCACCGGCCCGGCCGGTAGCACGCCCGGTGCGGCTCCCTCGTGGACGTCCACAGAGGACATCCCTGCCGTGGCTTCCCGCGTTCGCCGTACGGCCTCGGGAACCGGGTCCGACGCCAGCAGGCGAGTGCACCGGCCGGCGAGCTCGCGCGTGAGCGCGCCGGTCCCGCAGCCGGGTTCGACGACCGTGCCGTAACGCTCGCAGGGCAGCGAAGCCAGTAGGAGCCCCCGTTTGCGGCGTTCATACCAGCTGGTGGCCACCTCCCACGGATCGGGCGAGCCCGCGTACAGCTCGGCGAACCGGCGCACGGGTGCCGACCGGGCAGGCGGCACGCGGAAGAACGTCTCGTGGGGACGGTCGAAGTGGGCCAGCACCTCCGGGGCCAGGATCGGCTCTTCCCCGCGCGGTCCGGGTTTCAGCTGCGAGCCGAACTCCCGGATTCCCGCCGCTTTGGCGGCGCGCTCGCCGGCGGAGAGGCCGTACGCGCGGGCGAGGTGCCACGGGAGGCCTGGGGAGTCGGGGCGGCACCAGTGCCACAGCCAGATCGGGTACGCCCAGCAGTGCGCCGTGAGGGGTGCGGCGGCCACCGCCGCGCGCCCGGCGGCCTGGTGGTCGGGGTGTGGATCCTCCGGCCACGGCATCAGGCACAGCTCGCGCTCGGCCGCCCGCTCTCTCAACGCCTCGGTGAGCTCGCCGATGTGCCCGGCCAGCCCGGAATCCGGGAGCCCGAGCCAGATCGGCTCGACGCCGGTCAGTCCCTGGGCGTCGAGCGACCGCGCGAGTTCCACCCGCCGCGTGCGCCCGAGCAGACGGCGTTCGTCCGGCCCGGCGCCGGGAAACGCGGCCTCGCCGTCGGTCGCGACAACAAGCGTCACGGCGGTACCCGCGGCGTGCAGGTGCTGCACAAGGCCGCTCGCGCCGAGCGTCTCGTCGTCGGGGTGGGCCGCGACGACGAGCGCGCTGCGGAACTCCTCATCCCGCCACGGCTCGAACTCGCGTGTCCACTCGGCTTCGGCCACGATCTGCGTCACGGCCGCACCTCCAGCACCCGGCGGCCCAGCGCGGCGAGATCACGCTCGCCGTGGTGCTGGCGGACGAAGACCTGCAGGTCGGCCAGGCGCTGCGCGAACGCCCGGTCGCGGCCCAGCGGCCCGGGCCCGGTGATGCGGGGCGCGCGGTCGAGGACCTCGCGCGCCGCGTGCTCCACACTCGCCCGGCAGGTGTCGTTGAGCAGCGCGGGATCCGGTGCGTCTTCGAGGATCCCGGCGGTGGACCCCAGGAGGGCATCGGCCGATGCGACCGCGGCGTGCAGGGCGCCGAGGTGGGCGAGCTGGTGCTCGTCGGTCTTGCCGCGCAGGATTTCCCGCACCGAGTCGAGGATCCCGGCCGCACCACCGAGCCACACGGCCGCGACTCCGGTGCCACCGAAGACGAAGCCGGGCCGATCGACGTACCAGCCGGGCGGGCCGAGCACGGCCTCACCGGCCACCGGAACGTCGTGGATGACGACGTCGCCGCTGTCGGAGGCGTCCATGCCGAGCGCCTGCCACACCTCGGGGTGGCGTTCGACACCGGGCCGGCCGAGGTCGATCTCCACGAGCCGGTCCCGCGCGGCGACCAGTGCCCGGTCGAGTGTCGTGAGCCCGGAGCAGAACCGGACCGTCCCGGAGAGCCGGCCGTTGTCGAGCACCGCGCCGGTGCCGGCGGATTTCGCCGCCCACACGCCATACAGCGCGCCGGGTTCCGGTTTCCGGCCGGCCTCGGACAGGATCGCCACGGCGTCGGTGTGGCCCTCGGCCAAGCGGGCGAGGGCGAGGTCGCGGCGGCCGAACGCCGCCAGCGCGCGCCACCGCCGGAGCAGCCCGCCGTGGCCGGGCACGGGCAGGTCCAGGGCGCCGCTCGTGTGCAGTGCGCGCAGTTCGGCGGCGACCCACTCGGCGGTCCGGGACTCCGGAACCGGTTCCGGTGGCGCCGCGCCCATCAGCAAGGAGGTCATCGGGGTAGTCCTTGTCGCCGGGGTCAACCGGGCGTGGTCTCGCCACCGAGCGCGGCGATGACCTCACCGCTGTAGTACGAGGACAGCCGGTCGGCGGCCAGGAAGACGTACGAGGGCGCCAGGTCGTCCGGGTGCGCCGCGCGGTTGAACGGGACTTGCGAACCGAACTTCTCGACTTTCTCCGGCGGGAAGGTCGAGGGGATCAGCGGCGTCCACACGGGACCGGGTGCCACGCAGTTCACGCGGATCCCGCGGTCGGCCAGCGCCTGGGCCATCGAGTACGTCCACGCGTGGATCGCGCCCTTGGTGGCCGAGTAGTCGATCAGGGACTTGTTGCCGCGCAAGCCGTTGACCGATCCGGTGTTGATGATCGACGAACCCTCGCCGAGGTGCGGCAGCGCCGCGGCCGTCACGCGGAAGTAGCTGTGCATGTTCACGTCGAAGGTGCGCTGCCACTGCTCGTCGGTGAGGTCCTCGGGCGAGTCGACGGGCCACTGCACCGCGGCGTTGTTGACCAGCAGGTCGAGGCCGCCGAGCTCGTCGAGCGTGCGGGTGACCACGTCGTGGCAGTGCTGCGCGTCGGCGAGGTCACCAGGCAGCAGGACGCACTTGCGGCCCGCGGCCTCGACTCGGCTCGCGGTGTACTTCGCGTCTTCGTCCTCTTCGAGGTAGGCGATGGCGACGTCGGCGCCCTCCTTGGCGAAGGCGATCGCCACGGCCCGCCCGATGCCCGAGTCGCCGCCGGTGATCAGCGCGCGCCGGCCGGCCAGGAAACCGTGGCCCTCGTAGTCGTCCATCGTGTCCCGCGGCCGCGGCTCCATCTCCTCCGTAACACCGGGCGGCTCCTGCTGCTGCGGCGGGCGCTGTGTGTCGGACATGCGATCTCCTGTGCGGTCATGGGTCGTTGCGCTTTGTGGTTACCCCGGTGACGGCCGTCCCAAAGCCGCGGACCGCGCAGGCTCGGTGCGCGTGTTTGGTCCGCGGGACGGGGGGTTATCAGCAACGGTGCCCCCGGATGCCCGGAAGTGGGAGGCGGAGTGATCGCGGAGAACCTGCACGCGGTCCTGGGCCGGTGCGACCGGTTCTGGCTCCTCAGTGTCTCAGGTACGTTGGGTGCGGCTTCGCGACCGGATTTGCGCGACTCGCTGCTCAAAGCCGCCGCCGACGCGTCCGACGGTCTGATCGCCGACATCTCGGGGTTGGACATTTGCAACCCGGACCAGGCGGGCGTGTTCGCGCTCGTCGCGCGACGGATCGAGGAGTGGCCTGCGGTACCGTTCGCGCTCGTGTCCGAGCGGGCGGACCACCGGAAACTCCTGCGCGAGCGCTCGGTCGACCGGTTCGCTTGCCTAGCCCCGGATCTCGGCGCCGCGGCCGAACGGATGGCGCGCCCGCGGCGGCAGCGGGCGCGGTGCGAGATCGAGAGCTCGCAAGGCGCGGGCCACGACGCGCGCGCGTTCGTGCGGTCCACGTGCGCTGCCTGGGGCGTGCCGGAGCTCGCAGACGACGCGGCGCTGATCGCCAGCGAGCTGGTGGAGAACGTGGTCCAGCACACCGGCTGCGAGCCCTCGCTGAGACTGGACCTGCGCCGTGGTTGGTGCGCTGTCGAGGTCCCCGACGACGACCCGGCGCCCGCGTTCCTGCGCGAGAGCGTCGCGGCCGAGCCCGGCCTGGGGCTGCGGATGGTGGCGCAGCTGGCCCGCGTGTGGGGCAGCAGCCCGGCGTGGCGGGGCGGCAAAGTCGTGTGGGCCGTGCTGCCTGCCCGCGCCGGGTGAGCGCTACAGCGGCGGGATCGCGCGGTGCTCGCGGATCAGCTCACTGCCGCGTTCGTAGTCCTGGTCCGCGTTGCAGGTGAGCACGCCGACGGCCGTGCCGCCGCGTTCGTACCAGACGGTGAACCCGCCGTCGCGCGACGCCGGACAGGCGTGGTCGAAGCCGTCGCCCCAGGCTGCGTACTTGAGCACGTGGTCGCCGATCTCCGACCAGAAGCCGGGAACCGCGTCCCACGACGCGGCCTCGCCCGCTGCGGACCGGCCCGCGACTTCGCCCATGGCGAGGCCTTCGCCCCAGTGCTCGACGGCGAGTGCGCGACCGGCCGAAGGGTTGTGGGCGAAGGCGACGTCGCCTGCTGCGTAGACGCCGGGGCGGCTGGTGCGCAGGTGCTCGTCGGTGTGGACGCGGCCGCGCTCGACCGCCAGGCCGGCCTTCTCGGCGAGCCCGATGCGCGGGCGGATGCCGGTGGCGAGCAGCACGAGGTCAGTGTCGAGGGCCGGGACGAGTTCCGTGTGGACGCGGTGGCCTTCGGTGACGGACTCGAGCCGGGTTTCGCGCAGCACACTGACGCCCTCGGCCTTGAGCCAGTGCAGGATCAGCTCACCGGCGTCGCGGCCGAGGCGCTGCTGCTGCGGAACGGACTCGGGACACAACACGGTGACCTGCACACCCAGCCGCGCCAGCGAAACCGCCGCTTCGCAGCCGATGAACCCGGCCCCGACCACCACGGCGCTGCGGGCAGACCGGGCCGCCGACCGCAGTTCCCGCGAGCTGGCCAGGGAACGCAGGCAGCGGACGTCCGGGTGATCGGCACCGGGAACGGGCGGGCGCATCGGCTCGGCGCCCGTCGCGAGCACGCACCGGGTGAAGGGGTGGACCGCGCCGGACGCGGTGCGGACCTCGCGCTCGCCCAGTTCGACGACGGGATCGCCCAAAGTGACTTCGACGTCGTCGCCGGGACCCTCGAGCGCGATGTCGCCTTCCCCGGATTCGCCACGCAGGAAGTCCTTCGACAGAGGTGGCCGCGCGTACGGGGGGTTCGGGTCCGCGGAGAGCAGGCGCACCCGGCCCCTCCCGCCCGCTTCGCGGAAGGCCCGCGCGGCCGAGACGCCGGCCGGGCCGCTGCCGATCACCACCAGGGATTCGTTCGTCATGCCCTTCGGCTACCCGGCCACCAGGTTCTCACACCGCCCGCGCCGCCTCGAGATCGGCGACGAACTCCGCGCGGGCCGCCTCGCGGTCGGGTGCGCGCAGGACCGACGAGGGGTGCACGGTGACCACGGCGGCGTCGAACAACCCGGCCAGGTCGTCCGGCGGGGCCAGCGGCTCTCCCCGGTGCCGGGTGAGCCGGAACGAGGACCCGTACACCGACTGGGCCGCGGTCGCACCGAGCAGCAGCACCAGCCGCGGCCGCACGGCTCGCAGCTCCGCCACCAGCCACGGGCGGCACGCCACGACCTCGGTCCGCGACGGCTTCTCGTGGATCCGGCGCTTGCCGCGCTCGGTGAACTTGAAGTGCTTCACCGCGTTCGTGAGGTAGAGCGCGTCGCGCTCGAACCCGGCTTCGGCCAGCGCCGTGTCGAGCAGCCGGCCCGCCGGGCCGACGAACGGTTTGCCCTGCTTGTCCTCCTGATCGCCCGGCTGTTCCCCGGCGACGAGGATGTCCGCCCGGCGCGGCCCTTCGCCGAAGACAGTCTGGGTGGCGTCGCGGTGGAGCCCGCAGCCGGTGCAGTCCGCGGCGGCCCGGCGCAACCGGGTGAGGTCCGTCGAATCCGGGGGTGCGGCTCCGTCCGCGCGCGTAGTCGGCATGGATAGTGGATACCCGGCCCGGGCCGCGCCGACACGTCAGGTGTGTCGTCGCTCGCGGTGGGTACCCGTCGCATTCGGACACCGGGAGGAGGAGCGCCCCATGGACGGCGACGTCGAGACGTTCCGCGAAAGCGGCCTGTGGAAGAACAAGATCGACGGCCACCAGCGCGCGTCGAACACGTTCACCGACCGCGAGCGGGCCGTCACGACGGGCCGGCACATGGCGAAGGCGCGCCGGGTCGCGCACCGCGTGCGCGACGAACTGGGCGCGCTGGTCAGCCACGACGACTACCGGGCGAGCCGCAAGGGCGTCCGGATCGACCCTGGTGCGTGACTGTCCATCCGGGACGGTCGTGGCGGGGACGGCCGGCGGATAACGGTTCGGGGCCACGGGTGTGACGGGCGGGCGGCGGGGTACTCCGACCGGAGACTGGCTGTGCTGGACATCGGGTCGAGCTCGGCCCAGCTGCAGGTGGTGGACGTGTCCGCCGGAGCTCCGCCGCTGCCCGCGCACGCGGTGAAGAAGCCGACGTTGCCGGCCGAGGAGCTGATGGTCAACGGCGCGCTGAGCGAAACCGGGATCGAACGGGCGGCGGAGGCGGTCGGCCGGGCCGTGGACGCGGCGGTGCGGATGGGCGTCGACGAGCTCTACCCCTTTGTCACGGCGGCGATCCGCGACGCGGCCAACCGGGACGAGGTCATCGAGCGCATCGAGGCCGAATCGGGTATTCGCCCGCAGTTCCTTTCAGGCGAGGAAGAAGCCCGTCTGACCTACCTCGCCGCCCGCCGCTGGTACGGCTGGTCGGCGGGGCGGCTGCTGCTGATCGACATCGGCGGCGAATCGATGGAGCTGGTGCTGGGCCGTGACGCCGAACCCGAACTCGCGCTGTCGTTGCCGTTGGGCGCGGGCCGGCTGACCCGCGAGTTCATCACCGCCGACCCGCCGACGGGCAAGCAGGTCAAAGCTGTGCGCCGGTACATCCAGGACACACTGCCGGAGGTGCTCGATCGCCTGCGCTGGGAGGGCCGGCCTCGGCGGGTCGTCGCGACGTCGAAGACCTTCAAGCAGCTGGCCCGCCTCACCGGCGCGGCACCACAGCGCAAGGGCCCGTTCGTCGAGCGCGAGCTCAGGGTGGCGAAGCTGCGTGAGTGGATCCCGCGCCTGACCGAGGTCGGCGCGGCCAAGCGGGCGGGCTTCCGCGGCATTTCGCACTCGCGGGCGCGCCAGGTCGTGGCCGGCGCGCTCGGCGCCGAGGTGACCCTGTCGGCGCTGGATGTCAAACGGGTCGAGGTCTGCCCGTGGGCGCTGCGGGAAGGGATTCTGCTGTGCCACCTCGAGCGCGTGGCGGAAACGCCGTCCCTGCCGCTGACGCCGCTGTCAGGGCACCCGGACGCGAAGGTCCGGCCCTTGCACGCCGCCGAGGAGCAGACTTCGTCGTGACTCAGCCGGGATCGCCGGCCAGCCGGTGGGCGGTTTCGAGCAGCAGCGCGTGGACGAACGCCTGCGGCAGATTCCCGCGTAGCTGCCGCTGCCGTACGTCGTACTCCTCGGCCAGCAGGCCCGCCGGGCCGCAGGCGGCGCGGGTGCGTTCGAACCAGCGGAATGCGCGGACGCGGTCACCCTGGTGCCAGCAGGCGAGCGCCATGGTGAACCCGCACAGCAGGAACGCCCCTTCAGCCTCTCCGAGCGGTCGGTCGTCGGGCGCGAAGCGGTAGACGTAGCCGTCTTCGCACAGGTCCGCGCGCACTGCGTCGAGCGTGGCGAGCGTTCGCGGGTCGGCGGCGGGCAGGGCACCGCGAACCGGGGGCAGGAGCAGGGCCGCGTCCGTGCCGCGCACACCGGGGGAGCGCTGCCAGGCGCCCCGGTGGTCGATGCAGCGGCGGGTGGTCTCGCCGAGCAGCCGGTCGGCGAGCCCGGACAACCGCGCGGCGTGCGGTGGCGACCGGTGCCCGGCGATCGCGCGCAGACCCGCGACGCAGGCGAGCCGCGAATGGCTCCACCAGTCGTTGTGCAGTTCCCACACCCCGGCCTCGGGTTCGTCCCAGCGGCGGGTGATGAGGTCGACGCAGACGTCCACCGCGCGTTCGGCGTCGGGCGTCAGCCGGTCGTGCCGGGCCGCGGCCGCGTAGAGCTGCAGCAGCTCGCCGAGCGTGTCCAGCTGGAACTGGTCGTTCACGTGGTTGCCGACGACCGGGTTCCCGCCGGGGTAACCGGGCAGCCGTAGCGCGGTTTCGCCCGGTGGGGGCCGACCGTCGGTGCGGTACGCGGGCAGTAGGGCGTCCCCGTGCTCCAGCACCCGCGCGGACGTGAACGCCACCGCGTCGTCGAGCAGCGGGTGCCCTTCGGCGACCGACGCGGCGAGCCCGGCGTAACACTGGTCGCGCAGCCAGACGTAGCGGTAGTCGTAGTTGCGCCCGGCCTCGGCGCGTTCGGGCAGGCCCAGCGTCGCGGCGGCGACCATGCCGCCGCCCGCGGTGGTGAGGCCGCGCAGCACCGCGTACGTGTGCCTCGCGTCGCGCGGGGCGGCGGTGTCGTCGAGGCGCGGCACGGCCCGCCGCCACGTGTGTTCGGTCGCCGCCCACAACTCGTCGGCGCCAGTGGGGTCCGGCAGGCGATCCGGACTGATCTCGAGGATGAGGTCGTGGCTGGTCCCGCCCGGCAGCTCGAGGTCCAGGACCAGCCGGGCCTCGTCGTCGGGCCGGGCGTGGGCGCCACCGCGCCAGCGGAGGCGCAGGTCACCCGTGCGCGCGGTCCACACGCCGTGCGCGTCGCACGACAGCTCGCGCATCGACCGGCCGCCGAACCCGTCGCGCAGGTCGAGCTGCACCCGCATCCGGACGTCCCGCTCCACGGCCTCGATCCGCCGCAGCACCACGACGCGGCGCGGGTCGGCGGGATACGCGAGCGCGTCGCGGCATTCCACGACCGTGTCGGTGCCGACCCACCGGTGGTGCCAGATCAGCGTGCCGGGCTCGTAGTAGCCACCCCACACGCACGTGCCCGCCGGGCTGACGGAGTAGCTCCCGCGCCCGCCGACGAGTGCCGACACCACGGCGCTGTCGGACCACCCGGGCGCGCACAACCAGACGAGGTCGCCGCGGGGGCCGCACAGCGCCCCGCGCTCGCCGTCCGCAAGCAGGGCGTACTCACGCAGGACGTGCGGGGAGAAGTCCTGCCAGTCGCTCATGCCCGCGCCCACCGCCACACGCCCAGCGCCGTCGCCGCCAGCGTGCCGCCCGCGGCGGCGAGCAGGCCGTGGTGGCGGCTGGCCCACAGCTGGACGCTGCGCGGCGAGGACTGCTGGTCGAACTCGCCGTGGGCGCCGAAATCGTGGCCGCGCGGGCCGTCCGCGGGCTGCCACAGGTTCGAGGGCTGATCGGCGGGGGTGGGCTGCTGCGTCTGCTGGGACTTCACGCCGGTTCTCGCGAGGTACCGGTCGAGTATCCCCGGCGCCACGGCGTTCGCGACGAGCGTGGCGACAGTGCTGCCGCCGACCCAGTACTCGCGCCGGCGCGGGTGGTCGGCCGCGTACAGCACCGCGTCGGCCGCCACTTCGGGCTGGTAGATCGGCGGCACGGGCTGTGCGTGCCGCGGCAGCCGCGACAGCACCCACGAGAACTGCGGCGTGTTGACGGCCGGCATCTGCACCATCGTCACGTGCACACCGCTGTGCTCGGCCAGCAGTTCGCAGCGCAGCGCCTCGTGGAAGCCCTGGATCGCGTGCTTGGCACCGCAATACGCGCTCTGCAACGGGATCCCGCGGTAGGCGAGCGCCGAGCCGACCTGCACGACGGTGCCCCGGTCCCGCGGTTTCATCCGGTTCAGCGCGGCCATCGTGCCGTGCACGTACCCGAGATAACTGACTTCGGTCACCCGCCGGAACTCCTCGGGCCGGACGTCGGAGAACCGCGCGAAGACGGACGTGAACGCGACGTTGACCCAGGTGTCGATCGGGCCCAGCTCCTGCTCGACGCGCGTGGCTGCGGCGTCCACCTGGCCGAAGTCGGCGACGTCCACTTCGATGGGCAGCGCGGTACCGCCCGCTCGCCGGATGTCCTCGGCTGCCGCGCTCAGGCCCTTCCGTCCGCGGGCCAGCAGCGCGACCCGGGCGTGGCGTGTGCCGAACGCCCGGGCCACCGCCCGGCCGATCCCGCCGCTGGCGCCCGTCACGACAACCACGGGTTGGTCTGCCACGGGAAACCTCCGATCCGTCACTTGCTCGCGGCCCGGGAGGCGCTCGCCCACGCCGCCGCCACCACCGCGTTGACCACCGCCGGCCGCCGCCACCGCGTCGAGGCCGCGGCGAGCCCGGTCATGCTGAGGCTGTGCGCGCTGTCCGCGAGCCACGCCCACCGCGCGGCGACGCTGTCCGGCCACGTGAGCCCCACGGCTGCCTGCACGAAATGCCGGACCGCGAGGATCCGCAGCACCGCCGCCACTTCAGGCTGCTCAGCCACGCGCGAGGCGGCGAGCAGCACCGCGCCCCAGGCGATTCGCGAGGCCGCGACTCGGCGGACGCTCACCGTGGTTTCCCCCGCCGTGCCATCACGACCCCCGCCGCGGCGAGGGCGAAGGCGCCGGCCACCGCGGTTCGCTTGCCCCGTCGCGGCCGCTCCGGCTCGGGGACCTCGTCGAGGCCCGAGGCCAGCAGCTCGGCCAGGTGCGTCCCCTCGCGGCCGCCGCTGTCGAGTTCGTGGAGCTGGGTGCGGCAGCTGAAGCCGTCGGCGAGGACGACCGTGGCGGGATCGGCGGCGCGGACCCGGGGGAGCAACACCCGCTCCGCGCAGGCCTCGCTGACTGCCCGGTGCCCCTGCTCGAAGCCGAAGTTCCCGGCGAGGCCGCAGCAGCCGGAGCCGAGGTGTTCGGCGTCGACACCCGCGGCTTCGAGCAGGCCCTTGTCCGCGTCCCAGCCCAGGACCGCGTGCTGGTGGCAGTGGACCTGGGCGATCGCGGAGCCGCCGATCCGCGGCGGGCGGTAGCCGGAGGAGTGCTCGGTCAGCAGCTCGGCGAGCGTCACGGTCTGATTCCGCAGCCGCCGGACGTCCTGGTCACCCGGGAACAGGTCGGGGGCGTCCGAGCGGAACACGGCGGTGCAGCTGGGTTCGAGACCGACGACCAGCCCGCCTTCGTGCAGGTGCGGCGCCAGCTCCCGCACGGTCCGCCGCAGGATCCGCTTGGCCATGCCCAGCTGGCCGGTGGAGATCCACGTGAGGCCGCAGCACACCGGAGCCGTCGGCATCGTCACACGCCACCCGGCGTCCTCCAGCACGCGGACGGCAGCGCGGCCGATCCCCGGGTGGAAGTGGCCGGTGAACGTGTCGGGCCACAGCAGCACCGTGCCGCGCGCGCCGTCGCCAGCCGGGCGGTGCCGGGTGAACCACTGCTGCAGGGTTTCCCCCGCGAACGCGGGGATCTCGCGGTCCTCGATGCCGGCGGCCAGCGTCGCCAGCCGCGCGAGGCCGGGCGTGCGCGTGAGCGCGTTGACCAGCGGCCCGGCCCGCAAGCGGCTCACAGCCTGCGCCACCGCGGGCAGCCAGCCCATCGTGAAGTCCGACCGCGGCCGCCGCCACGGGCGGCCCTCGTAGTGGTGGGCGAGGAACTCGGCCTTGTACGTGGCCATGTCCACGTCGGCCGGGCAATCCGACTTGCAGCCCTTGCACGCCAGGCACAGGTCGAGCGCGTCGCGTACCTCCGCGGAGCGCCAGCCGTCGCCGATCGGGCTATCCCCGTGGCCGTGCAGCATCTCGAACAGCAGCCGTGCGCGGCCGCGCGTCGAGTGTTCCTCCTCGCCGGTCACCTGGTACGACGGGCACATCACCTCACCCGAGGACGTGTCGGGCTGCCGGCACCGGCCCACGCCGACGCAGCGGTTGGCGGCCTGAGCGAACGAACCGCCGTCGTCGGGGAAGCGGAAGTACAGGTCCTGTGGGTCCGCCGGCGACCACGCACCGCCGAGGCGGAGGTTCTCGTCGAGCCGGTACGGCGCGACGACCTTGCCCGGGTTCATGCGGTCGTCCGGGTCGAAAATCGCCTTGACCCGCCCGAACGCCGCCACGAGGTCGGTGCCGAACATCTTCGGCAGGAGCTCGCCGCGCGACTGCCCGTCGCCGTGCTCACCGGAGAACGAACCACCGAGTTCGGCCACCAGGTCCGCCGCGCGCTCCATGAACCGCCGGTACGTCGCGACGCCGTCGGTGGTGTAGAGGTCGAACGGGATCCGGGTGTGCACACAGCCTTGTCCGAAGTGGCCGTACAGACTGGGCCCGGTGTCGCTGGCGTAACCGAATTCCTCGTACAGCGCGGTCAGCCGGCGAAGGTACTCACCGAGCCGCTCGGGCGCGACGGCCGAGTCTTCCCAGCCCTCGAAGGTGTCGGCCCGGCCCGGCACGTGGGCCGTCGCGCCGAGCCCGGCTTCGCGGACCTGCCACAGCTCGGTCTCCCGCGCCGGGTCGTCGAGGAACGCGACGTCGGCTTCGTGGGGGCTGTCGTGCAGGGCGGCCAGCATCCGCTCGGCGCGGCGGTCGACCTCCTCCGTGGTGGCGCCGCCGAATTGCACCATGAGGAACGCCCGGCCCTGGGGCATCTCCGCCAGCGCCTGCGGGTTCATGTCCTTGAGTTGCTGGTCGCGAATCAGCTTGTGGTCCACGCCCTCCAGCGCGATCGGCTCGTGCGGCAGGATCTCGGGCACGGCGTCGGCGGCCGTCGCGATGTCCGGGTAGCCGAGCACGACCAGTGTCCGCTCGGGCAGCACCGGCACCAGTTTCAGCTCCGCGCGCAGCACCGT encodes:
- a CDS encoding glycoside hydrolase family 15 protein; the encoded protein is MSDWQDFSPHVLREYALLADGERGALCGPRGDLVWLCAPGWSDSAVVSALVGGRGSYSVSPAGTCVWGGYYEPGTLIWHHRWVGTDTVVECRDALAYPADPRRVVVLRRIEAVERDVRMRVQLDLRDGFGGRSMRELSCDAHGVWTARTGDLRLRWRGGAHARPDDEARLVLDLELPGGTSHDLILEISPDRLPDPTGADELWAATEHTWRRAVPRLDDTAAPRDARHTYAVLRGLTTAGGGMVAAATLGLPERAEAGRNYDYRYVWLRDQCYAGLAASVAEGHPLLDDAVAFTSARVLEHGDALLPAYRTDGRPPPGETALRLPGYPGGNPVVGNHVNDQFQLDTLGELLQLYAAAARHDRLTPDAERAVDVCVDLITRRWDEPEAGVWELHNDWWSHSRLACVAGLRAIAGHRSPPHAARLSGLADRLLGETTRRCIDHRGAWQRSPGVRGTDAALLLPPVRGALPAADPRTLATLDAVRADLCEDGYVYRFAPDDRPLGEAEGAFLLCGFTMALACWHQGDRVRAFRWFERTRAACGPAGLLAEEYDVRQRQLRGNLPQAFVHALLLETAHRLAGDPG
- a CDS encoding SDR family oxidoreductase; this encodes MADQPVVVVTGASGGIGRAVARAFGTRHARVALLARGRKGLSAAAEDIRRAGGTALPIEVDVADFGQVDAAATRVEQELGPIDTWVNVAFTSVFARFSDVRPEEFRRVTEVSYLGYVHGTMAALNRMKPRDRGTVVQVGSALAYRGIPLQSAYCGAKHAIQGFHEALRCELLAEHSGVHVTMVQMPAVNTPQFSWVLSRLPRHAQPVPPIYQPEVAADAVLYAADHPRRREYWVGGSTVATLVANAVAPGILDRYLARTGVKSQQTQQPTPADQPSNLWQPADGPRGHDFGAHGEFDQQSSPRSVQLWASRHHGLLAAAGGTLAATALGVWRWARA
- a CDS encoding FAD-binding and (Fe-S)-binding domain-containing protein — protein: MTQVHVPDPVVRHPPAPDLDLAALGDALRARVRGEVRFDDGTRAAYSTDASNFRQVPLGVVVPRSPDDAVEALAVAREFGAPVLSRGGGTSLAGQCTGAGLVLDWSKYCTRLESVDEDARTCVVQPGLVLDELNRQLADTGLRFGPEPATHMNCTLGGMIGNNSCGATAQRTGKVVDNVARLEVLLADGTRFWCGETTDEEYAEIEHRGDPRAAIYRQLRRLRDEYAAEIRHRFPQIPRRVSGYNLDSLLPENHFDVAGLLVGSESTLVTVLRAELKLVPVLPERTLVVLGYPDIATAADAVPEILPHEPIALEGVDHKLIRDQQLKDMNPQALAEMPQGRAFLMVQFGGATTEEVDRRAERMLAALHDSPHEADVAFLDDPARETELWQVREAGLGATAHVPGRADTFEGWEDSAVAPERLGEYLRRLTALYEEFGYASDTGPSLYGHFGQGCVHTRIPFDLYTTDGVATYRRFMERAADLVAELGGSFSGEHGDGQSRGELLPKMFGTDLVAAFGRVKAIFDPDDRMNPGKVVAPYRLDENLRLGGAWSPADPQDLYFRFPDDGGSFAQAANRCVGVGRCRQPDTSSGEVMCPSYQVTGEEEHSTRGRARLLFEMLHGHGDSPIGDGWRSAEVRDALDLCLACKGCKSDCPADVDMATYKAEFLAHHYEGRPWRRPRSDFTMGWLPAVAQAVSRLRAGPLVNALTRTPGLARLATLAAGIEDREIPAFAGETLQQWFTRHRPAGDGARGTVLLWPDTFTGHFHPGIGRAAVRVLEDAGWRVTMPTAPVCCGLTWISTGQLGMAKRILRRTVRELAPHLHEGGLVVGLEPSCTAVFRSDAPDLFPGDQDVRRLRNQTVTLAELLTEHSSGYRPPRIGGSAIAQVHCHQHAVLGWDADKGLLEAAGVDAEHLGSGCCGLAGNFGFEQGHRAVSEACAERVLLPRVRAADPATVVLADGFSCRTQLHELDSGGREGTHLAELLASGLDEVPEPERPRRGKRTAVAGAFALAAAGVVMARRGKPR